In Pseudomonas sp. HR96, the DNA window GTGCGGTTGTTTGCCCGTTCCACCCGCAGCCTGCGCCTGACCGCCGAGGGCGAGCGCTATCTGGATCACGCCAGCGAGGCCCTGCATGCGCTGCAGGCCGGTCAGGAGCAGCTGCGTGGCGAGGACACGCAGTTGCAGGGTGTGTTGCAAGTGTCGGCGCCTTCGGACCTGGGCCGCAATGTGCTGCTGCCATGGCTGACCGAGTTTCGCCGCGAGCACTCGGCGCTGACCCTGCGCATGCATGTATCCGATCAGTTGGCCGATGTCTTTCGCGACCCGGTCGACGTCGCCATCCGCTATGGGCACATGCAGGACGCCAGCTATGTGGCCATGACGCTGCTGGCGGACAACTGCCGGGTGCTGGTGGCCGCGCCCGCCTATGTCGAGCGCCAAGGCGCGCCCCAGAGTCTCGAAGAGCTGAGTCGGCACGCCTGCCTGTGCTACACACTGGGCGGGCGAGTGCATGATCGTTGGCTGTTTCCGGCGCCGGGCAACCCGCGGCGCAGTGTAGTGGTCAGCGGCACCTTGATCAGCGAC includes these proteins:
- a CDS encoding LysR family transcriptional regulator, giving the protein MVRLDDLGLFVRSAALGSFSNAAREAGLLPGQVSAAIQRLERELDVRLFARSTRSLRLTAEGERYLDHASEALHALQAGQEQLRGEDTQLQGVLQVSAPSDLGRNVLLPWLTEFRREHSALTLRMHVSDQLADVFRDPVDVAIRYGHMQDASYVAMTLLADNCRVLVAAPAYVERQGAPQSLEELSRHACLCYTLGGRVHDRWLFPAPGNPRRSVVVSGTLISDDAELVRRWAVAGEGIAYKSWLDVCDDVRAGRLQVLLPDVPGEPCPLQLVCPHRRQYSPAVQQLYQWLRLRCEQRASAG